Proteins encoded together in one Calderihabitans maritimus window:
- the gabT gene encoding 4-aminobutyrate--2-oxoglutarate transaminase, which translates to MPRIVTEIPGPKSRELMELRQQYVARGPFNVTPIFAEAATGALITDVDGNEFIDFAGGIGVINVGHCPDEVVSAVKAQAEKYIHTCFHVAMYEPYVRLAEKLAQITPGDFPKKTMLANSGAEAVENAVKIARKYSKRTGIISLECAFHGRTLMAMTLTSKVKPYKFGFGPFAPDVYKIPSAYCYRCSFNSSYPGCGMHCVERLERFFISEYPAENVAALICEPVQGEGGFIVPPKEFISGIKSICEKYDILFISDEVQTGFARTGRMFAIEHFEVEPDLITMSKSIAAGMPLSAVTGRAEIMDAPAPGEIGGTFGGNPLSCVAALEVINKIERENLTDRAKQIGARKIEKLKAMQEKYPVIGDVRGLGAMVAIELVKNRKTKEPDKETTGKLVVECYRRGLIVMSAGIYGNVLRFLTPLVITDEQLDEGLNILEEAFANVS; encoded by the coding sequence ATGCCCAGGATTGTTACAGAGATACCGGGACCAAAATCTCGAGAATTGATGGAGCTGCGTCAACAGTATGTAGCCAGGGGACCATTTAACGTTACTCCGATATTTGCGGAGGCCGCAACAGGAGCTCTGATTACCGATGTTGATGGAAACGAATTTATCGATTTTGCCGGCGGAATAGGAGTTATCAATGTAGGCCACTGTCCTGATGAAGTAGTTAGTGCGGTCAAAGCTCAGGCGGAAAAGTATATACATACGTGCTTCCATGTAGCTATGTATGAGCCTTATGTCCGCCTGGCCGAGAAGCTGGCCCAAATCACTCCGGGAGATTTCCCTAAAAAAACAATGCTGGCTAACAGCGGAGCGGAAGCAGTTGAAAATGCAGTAAAAATTGCGCGAAAATACAGTAAAAGAACCGGGATCATATCTCTGGAATGTGCTTTCCACGGACGAACCCTTATGGCTATGACCCTTACCAGCAAGGTCAAACCGTACAAATTTGGTTTCGGCCCGTTTGCGCCGGATGTGTACAAGATACCTTCGGCCTACTGCTATCGTTGTAGTTTCAACTCGTCTTACCCTGGTTGCGGCATGCACTGTGTCGAACGTCTGGAGAGATTTTTTATAAGCGAGTATCCGGCGGAAAATGTGGCAGCCCTAATTTGTGAACCGGTACAAGGAGAAGGTGGCTTTATCGTCCCACCTAAGGAGTTTATTTCAGGAATTAAGAGTATATGTGAAAAATATGATATTTTATTTATTAGTGATGAGGTGCAGACAGGTTTTGCCAGGACCGGTCGCATGTTTGCCATTGAACACTTTGAAGTAGAGCCGGATCTGATAACCATGTCCAAGTCTATAGCTGCAGGCATGCCTTTAAGTGCGGTTACCGGTCGGGCGGAAATAATGGATGCCCCGGCACCGGGGGAAATTGGAGGCACATTTGGTGGTAATCCCCTGAGCTGTGTAGCCGCGCTGGAAGTCATCAATAAAATAGAACGGGAGAACTTGACGGATCGTGCAAAACAGATAGGGGCCAGGAAGATAGAAAAGCTGAAGGCCATGCAGGAAAAGTACCCGGTAATCGGTGATGTGCGAGGTTTGGGAGCGATGGTGGCGATAGAACTTGTTAAGAACAGAAAAACTAAAGAACCGGATAAAGAAACTACCGGCAAATTAGTGGTCGAATGCTATCGTCGCGGCTTGATTGTCATGAGTGCCGGCATCTACGGTAACGTGTTGCGTTTCTTAACTCCTTTAGTGATTACCGATGAGCAGTTGGATGAAGGACTGAACATTTTAGAAGAAGCTTTTGCTAATGTTAGCTGA
- a CDS encoding ABC transporter ATP-binding protein has protein sequence MALLTIKSLTHYFGGLRAVANFDIEIDSGGIYGLIGPNGAGKTTVFNLITGIYRPMEGSIIFKGEDLVGKPPHYIAKKGIARTFQNLRLFSRLTVRENIEVVRFKRVKKTGDKEINIKTDYLLELLNLEKFANYNAGDLPYGAQRRLEIARALSIEPDLLLLDEPAAGMNPSEVDNLGQLIKIILEQFDITILLIEHHMRLVMQLCHQITVMNFGEVIARGTPEEIRSNKNVVEAYLGKGVIRLRGKRAGS, from the coding sequence ATGGCGCTGTTAACTATTAAATCATTAACCCACTATTTTGGTGGTTTGCGAGCGGTAGCTAATTTTGATATAGAAATTGACAGTGGTGGCATTTACGGTCTTATCGGACCTAACGGTGCAGGCAAAACTACGGTATTTAACCTTATTACTGGAATTTATCGACCCATGGAGGGTTCCATTATCTTTAAAGGAGAGGACCTGGTGGGCAAACCGCCCCATTACATCGCCAAGAAAGGTATTGCCAGGACGTTTCAAAATCTTAGGCTGTTTTCTAGACTAACTGTCAGGGAAAATATTGAAGTGGTTCGTTTCAAACGGGTCAAAAAAACGGGAGACAAAGAAATTAATATCAAGACTGACTACCTGTTAGAACTACTTAATCTTGAAAAATTTGCCAATTACAACGCCGGTGACCTACCCTATGGTGCTCAGCGAAGGTTGGAAATTGCTCGCGCTTTGTCTATTGAACCGGACTTGTTGTTGCTGGACGAGCCAGCAGCAGGAATGAACCCGTCAGAAGTTGATAATCTGGGGCAGTTGATAAAAATCATTTTGGAGCAATTTGATATCACTATCCTGTTGATTGAACACCATATGCGTCTGGTAATGCAATTATGCCACCAGATTACTGTAATGAATTTTGGCGAGGTCATTGCCAGGGGCACGCCGGAAGAGATTCGCAGTAATAAAAATGTGGTGGAAGCATACTTGGGTAAAGGGGTGATCCGTCTCCGTGGTAAAAGGGCTGGTAGTTAA
- a CDS encoding ABC transporter ATP-binding protein: MVKGLVVKNLTVAYGNIEVVHGVSFEVHEGEIVTLIGANGAGKSTILRAISGMIPVKSGTITFNEQEITSLRSHKITELGLAHVPEGRGIFTRLTVLENLMVGAYRRNDKAEVNNDLERVFTLFPRLYERKKQLAGTLSGGEQQMLAVGRALMTGASLLLLDEPSMGLAPVLVESIFEVFVEIAEAGKTILLVEQNAAMALSIADRGYVLETGNITLSGTADYLANHPGVAEAYLGGKSLLNL; the protein is encoded by the coding sequence GTGGTAAAAGGGCTGGTAGTTAAGAATTTGACAGTAGCTTATGGTAATATCGAAGTAGTCCATGGGGTTTCCTTTGAGGTTCACGAAGGAGAGATTGTGACCCTCATTGGGGCTAACGGCGCAGGGAAATCTACTATTTTGCGCGCAATTTCCGGCATGATCCCCGTGAAAAGCGGTACTATCACGTTTAATGAACAGGAGATAACGTCGCTCCGTTCTCACAAAATTACTGAACTGGGTCTAGCCCATGTACCGGAAGGCAGAGGAATCTTTACCCGGTTGACAGTGCTAGAAAACCTAATGGTTGGAGCGTACAGAAGAAACGACAAAGCTGAAGTGAACAATGATTTAGAGCGGGTTTTCACTTTATTTCCCCGGTTGTATGAACGTAAAAAACAGTTGGCCGGAACCCTCTCTGGCGGAGAACAACAAATGTTGGCCGTTGGCAGGGCTTTAATGACTGGAGCATCGTTATTGCTGCTGGATGAACCTTCCATGGGTTTAGCCCCCGTGTTGGTCGAAAGTATTTTTGAGGTATTTGTAGAGATTGCCGAAGCTGGCAAAACCATTCTACTGGTAGAACAAAATGCGGCTATGGCATTATCCATAGCCGATCGGGGTTATGTACTAGAGACGGGCAACATCACCTTGAGCGGTACGGCGGATTACTTAGCGAATCATCCCGGAGTAGCTGAAGCGTACTTGGGTGGTAAATCGCTTCTCAATCTTTAA
- a CDS encoding rhodanese-like domain-containing protein: protein MVLYKKFRIISFVLVMIVWSLAGCSGVSSYRNVTAEEAKKLMEASPELVIIDVRTPYEYQQGHIKGSLLIPVAELPKHLEKLDPEQKILLVCATGSRSAAAARMLAEKGYKKVYNLSQGLARWPYGLER from the coding sequence ATGGTGCTTTATAAAAAGTTTCGGATTATAAGCTTTGTATTAGTAATGATTGTCTGGAGTTTGGCAGGTTGTTCAGGCGTTAGTAGCTACAGAAATGTTACGGCGGAAGAGGCCAAAAAATTGATGGAAGCCAGTCCCGAGCTCGTAATCATTGACGTTCGTACGCCTTACGAGTACCAGCAGGGCCACATTAAGGGATCATTGCTCATACCGGTTGCCGAGTTGCCAAAGCATTTAGAAAAGCTAGATCCAGAACAGAAAATATTGCTGGTGTGTGCTACCGGGTCTCGCAGTGCTGCGGCAGCTCGAATGCTGGCGGAGAAGGGATATAAGAAGGTATACAACTTGAGTCAGGGTCTAGCACGCTGGCCCTATGGCCTGGAGCGTTGA
- a CDS encoding amino acid ABC transporter substrate-binding protein, with protein sequence RGYDTWAEAVNAKGGIKVGDKQYQVKMFYADAQSDPAAGADAVERMITKEGVDFLLGPYTSGVTLGVAPIAEKYKVPMITGSAESPLIWQQKFKYTFGTIPAVNLTAISPIYTLAKKGAKSIAIIGMNDAFSKATAEAFKGTAEKLGLQVVKYDIVPSGTDFTPLLSAIKELNPDIVAVGGHEKEHMEVIKAAKSLNFMPKAFLMHYGVTNPDFVENLGKDAEGVFGAAVWTIDIDLPDPLFGSTKEFAEGYRNRWGNYPDYTAAGCTVAGEMFEAALEKIGATPPLSEEEREALVAALEEVKLDTFYGTIDFASEGEWYHNNTGLKPLTIQIQNGEAKIVGPASAKMAEPVYPAPGWNER encoded by the coding sequence GCCGCGGATATGACACTTGGGCGGAAGCGGTAAACGCCAAAGGTGGGATTAAAGTAGGGGATAAACAGTACCAAGTGAAAATGTTTTACGCTGATGCTCAGAGCGATCCTGCTGCTGGGGCCGACGCAGTAGAAAGAATGATTACCAAAGAAGGAGTTGACTTTCTGTTAGGACCCTATACCAGTGGAGTTACATTAGGTGTAGCCCCTATTGCGGAAAAGTACAAGGTACCCATGATAACCGGGTCGGCAGAGTCGCCGCTGATCTGGCAACAAAAATTCAAATATACCTTTGGGACTATCCCGGCAGTTAACCTTACAGCTATTTCCCCGATTTATACATTAGCTAAGAAAGGCGCAAAAAGCATAGCAATCATCGGGATGAATGATGCTTTTTCCAAGGCCACGGCGGAAGCTTTCAAAGGCACCGCAGAAAAATTGGGCCTTCAGGTGGTCAAGTATGATATTGTACCTTCCGGGACTGACTTTACTCCGTTGTTAAGTGCTATTAAAGAGTTGAACCCGGATATTGTAGCGGTGGGCGGTCATGAGAAGGAACACATGGAAGTTATCAAAGCCGCCAAGTCGCTGAACTTTATGCCCAAGGCTTTTCTGATGCACTATGGGGTTACTAACCCGGACTTCGTTGAAAACTTGGGGAAAGATGCCGAAGGCGTATTTGGGGCTGCCGTTTGGACTATAGATATTGACCTTCCCGACCCGTTGTTCGGTTCCACCAAGGAATTTGCAGAAGGGTATCGGAATCGCTGGGGAAATTACCCGGATTACACTGCTGCTGGCTGTACCGTTGCGGGGGAAATGTTTGAGGCAGCCTTAGAAAAAATCGGCGCCACGCCTCCCTTGTCTGAGGAGGAGCGGGAGGCCCTGGTAGCAGCTTTAGAAGAAGTTAAATTAGATACCTTCTATGGAACCATCGATTTTGCCAGTGAAGGTGAATGGTACCATAACAATACGGGCCTTAAACCTTTAACCATCCAAATCCAAAATGGCGAAGCAAAAATTGTGGGCCCAGCGTCGGCGAAAATGGCGGAACCAGTTTATCCGGCACCTGGTTGGAATGAACGGTAA
- a CDS encoding response regulator transcription factor: MKDKIRILVADDEAKIRELVRMYLEREGFEVDEAGDGQETIEKIGKGKFHLVILDIMMPNLDGLTVCREIRRTMDIPIILLTARGEEVDRVLGFELGADDYVVKPFSPRELVARVKALLRRTLPDKDHEKQNVITYPQLTINQDARQVLVGNKEISLTPKEFDLLVLLASHPGKVFSRETILEKVWGYDFYGDLRTVDTHIKNLREKLRSQKDTPQFIHTVWGVGYKFEVNQP, from the coding sequence GTGAAGGATAAGATCAGAATTCTGGTTGCTGATGATGAAGCGAAAATACGTGAACTGGTCAGAATGTACCTGGAAAGGGAAGGGTTTGAGGTAGATGAGGCAGGTGACGGACAGGAAACTATCGAGAAGATTGGTAAGGGCAAATTCCACCTGGTTATACTGGATATAATGATGCCCAACCTCGACGGTTTAACTGTTTGCCGGGAAATTAGAAGAACCATGGATATCCCGATAATTTTACTGACTGCCCGGGGAGAAGAAGTTGACCGGGTACTGGGGTTTGAGTTGGGTGCCGATGACTATGTAGTCAAGCCTTTCAGTCCCCGAGAGCTGGTAGCCAGGGTCAAAGCTCTCCTGCGACGGACGCTGCCGGATAAAGACCATGAGAAGCAGAATGTAATAACCTATCCTCAACTTACTATCAACCAGGATGCACGGCAGGTATTGGTAGGTAACAAGGAAATATCTCTGACCCCAAAAGAGTTTGACCTGCTGGTACTTCTGGCCTCTCATCCCGGTAAGGTTTTTTCACGCGAAACTATTTTAGAAAAGGTTTGGGGCTACGATTTTTACGGAGATTTGCGTACGGTAGACACTCATATAAAAAATCTAAGAGAAAAGCTAAGAAGCCAAAAGGACACGCCTCAGTTTATTCATACCGTTTGGGGTGTGGGGTACAAATTTGAGGTGAACCAACCATAA
- a CDS encoding branched-chain amino acid ABC transporter permease, which produces MTQRGIKLSRQLFGLAVLILVLLAIPFVISSFWLRIFTGALMWVGLAQSWNILAGYMGYVSFGHGAFFGVGAYITAILMSHGVPFIISLIIAGVATAIFAAIIGYPTLRLQGAYFAIATWAFAEAVRQVVLVLPFTGGPYGMRLPPLLNEKLFYFVMLAIAALVVIVTYFLFQKSLFGLKVRAIREEEVASNALGINTTSIKIQVFALSALFPGLLGGVYAYWITYIHPESVLTPLIADQMVVMALLGGLGTVAGPVLGALVLFIGNRLLWVLWGDTSFYLVLLGLAIALVILFLPNGLISLLPNRFTQPKQLQPHQEKPTQDCTG; this is translated from the coding sequence TTGACGCAAAGAGGAATTAAGCTTTCCCGGCAACTTTTTGGATTGGCAGTGTTAATACTGGTGTTACTGGCGATACCTTTCGTGATTTCGTCTTTTTGGCTACGTATTTTTACTGGGGCCTTAATGTGGGTTGGGTTGGCTCAAAGTTGGAATATATTAGCTGGTTACATGGGCTACGTAAGTTTCGGACACGGGGCTTTCTTTGGCGTGGGGGCGTATATTACGGCGATATTGATGTCTCATGGGGTGCCGTTTATCATATCTTTGATAATTGCGGGGGTGGCTACTGCCATCTTTGCGGCCATAATAGGTTACCCCACATTGCGTTTACAAGGAGCCTATTTCGCCATAGCCACCTGGGCTTTTGCCGAAGCAGTACGTCAGGTAGTACTGGTTCTGCCCTTTACTGGCGGTCCTTACGGGATGAGGTTGCCCCCATTACTAAATGAAAAACTATTTTATTTTGTGATGCTGGCAATCGCTGCCCTGGTGGTCATAGTAACGTATTTCTTATTTCAAAAATCCTTGTTCGGTTTAAAAGTTAGGGCCATTAGGGAAGAGGAGGTTGCTTCCAATGCCTTGGGGATTAACACTACCAGCATCAAGATCCAGGTTTTCGCATTGAGTGCGCTATTTCCTGGTTTGCTGGGAGGGGTTTACGCTTATTGGATCACCTATATTCATCCGGAAAGTGTACTCACGCCGTTGATTGCAGACCAAATGGTGGTTATGGCCTTGCTAGGGGGATTGGGTACCGTTGCCGGACCAGTATTAGGGGCGTTAGTGCTGTTTATCGGCAACCGCTTGTTGTGGGTACTCTGGGGTGACACATCTTTTTACCTGGTCTTATTAGGATTGGCTATTGCTCTAGTAATTCTCTTCCTTCCCAACGGCCTGATCAGCTTATTGCCGAATAGGTTTACGCAACCTAAACAACTTCAGCCTCATCAGGAAAAACCCACCCAGGATTGTACGGGCTAA
- a CDS encoding helix-turn-helix domain-containing protein, producing the protein MIVQGDKIRSLREERGYSLAELARKAGLSVSYLSEIERGAKQPSLRTVDKIANALRVNRGLLVKKEPENRGLSIGEKIRLLREEKGLSLSQLAKEVKLSVSYLSEIERGSVAPGLATVKKIAEALNVPVFTIMAPVNSTGYKLKLLREEQGLTQAQLAEKAGVSAGLIGQIEHGRVQPSLKTLEKIGEALGVAPCYFVLDEEGPEQMIGMMGPELRELLCHPNVKSVLRLICHLNEEEIKFILNFIQLFKKAKITDFN; encoded by the coding sequence ATGATAGTTCAAGGTGACAAAATCAGAAGCCTAAGGGAGGAAAGAGGTTACAGTTTGGCCGAATTGGCTCGTAAAGCGGGACTGTCAGTTTCTTATCTCAGCGAGATCGAGAGGGGAGCTAAACAGCCCTCCCTGCGGACGGTAGATAAGATTGCCAACGCCCTGCGGGTGAACCGGGGTTTGTTGGTCAAAAAGGAACCGGAAAATCGCGGTCTGTCCATAGGAGAGAAAATAAGATTGTTACGGGAGGAAAAGGGCTTATCCTTAAGTCAATTGGCAAAAGAAGTTAAGCTTTCCGTTAGCTATCTGAGTGAAATAGAAAGAGGGAGCGTAGCTCCGGGTTTGGCAACCGTTAAGAAGATAGCGGAAGCCTTAAATGTACCGGTTTTTACCATAATGGCTCCTGTTAATTCTACCGGATACAAACTGAAATTACTGCGGGAGGAACAGGGTTTAACCCAGGCTCAGCTGGCGGAGAAAGCGGGAGTATCTGCCGGGTTAATAGGTCAGATTGAACACGGGAGAGTGCAACCATCCTTAAAAACCTTGGAAAAAATCGGAGAAGCCCTTGGCGTTGCTCCTTGCTATTTTGTCCTGGATGAAGAAGGACCAGAACAGATGATTGGTATGATGGGTCCAGAACTAAGAGAGCTTCTATGTCACCCCAACGTTAAGTCGGTTTTACGCTTAATTTGTCACCTGAATGAGGAAGAAATTAAATTTATTCTCAACTTTATTCAGTTATTTAAAAAGGCAAAAATTACCGATTTTAATTAA
- a CDS encoding branched-chain amino acid ABC transporter permease, whose protein sequence is MELLLQTLINGLLIGGIYITIAAGFTLAFGVLHVIDFAVGEWVMLGAFTAFWLSYFTHLDPLLFLPVLFVFFFAVGYLLQPALQRVITNMRSNALLMALAFTFGISVLLRGGALTVWGFNDRNLTTWLSGQSISILGISIPALRFGALIFAAVTTVLFIWFLYKTKLGLAVRAAAERQDVAGLMGIDSTKIARIVFAIYTGLTGMSGAFIGAIFSINAEMGIRYTIFAFFVVVAGGLGSIQGAIVAGILLGIINSLVSVYIGGQYVFLILFLVLYLILLALPKGLLGKGW, encoded by the coding sequence ATGGAACTGTTATTACAAACACTGATAAATGGCTTGCTTATTGGAGGTATCTATATCACCATAGCCGCGGGGTTTACCCTTGCCTTTGGTGTGCTCCACGTAATTGATTTTGCCGTTGGCGAATGGGTGATGCTGGGAGCTTTCACTGCATTTTGGTTAAGTTATTTTACTCACCTCGACCCGCTACTATTTCTGCCGGTTCTTTTTGTTTTCTTCTTCGCGGTTGGTTATCTACTTCAACCGGCTCTGCAGCGGGTAATTACCAATATGCGCAGCAACGCTTTATTAATGGCCTTGGCTTTTACTTTTGGTATATCGGTTCTACTGCGCGGAGGAGCACTAACCGTTTGGGGATTCAATGATCGGAACTTAACTACCTGGTTATCTGGACAGAGTATTTCGATTCTGGGTATTTCTATTCCAGCTCTACGCTTTGGAGCGTTAATCTTTGCGGCTGTTACTACCGTTTTGTTCATCTGGTTTTTATATAAAACGAAATTAGGGCTGGCGGTAAGAGCTGCGGCCGAGAGGCAGGATGTTGCCGGGTTAATGGGTATAGATTCTACTAAGATTGCGCGGATAGTCTTTGCCATATATACGGGATTAACAGGAATGTCCGGGGCTTTTATTGGCGCCATCTTTTCCATTAACGCCGAAATGGGGATTCGATACACCATTTTTGCCTTCTTTGTGGTAGTAGCCGGAGGACTGGGATCTATTCAAGGTGCAATTGTGGCAGGAATTCTTTTGGGAATAATTAATAGCTTGGTTTCGGTATACATTGGCGGGCAATATGTTTTCCTAATCTTGTTTTTAGTGCTCTACCTGATTCTTTTGGCCTTGCCCAAAGGATTATTGGGTAAAGGCTGGTAA
- a CDS encoding ATP-binding protein: MRGIIGKLWLTNVFLVVLTLLILGIALGKLFENFYFSQRAEQLIRDGRQIAQLVVERQTQDWTLEEINLLSRFIDSNVMVVDRKGLVRACGGMMRMRPGMHLEQEEINHVLEGKTVISRGFHPRFDMPVLSVAVPIRAAGEVVGAVLLHTPVEPITQSINAIRRLILYAAAGAVLVATIISFFLSRQLSLPLLEMKRVALNMARGDFRGRIKIRAKDEIGTLGETLNFLSAKLEKNLRALSQEKEKLANILSSMTDGVITFDAEGKVILTNPVAEQLLDIKQENKEQLEKKYPEINAVLHRVLETNVSEETQIKVGEKIIALRMAPLRQEDGEIYGVVALLQDVTKEWQLERLRRDFVASVSHELRTPLTYLQGYAEAILDGLAETPQQQRKYLEIILEETLRLRRLVSELLDLSQLESGQINLNFSTFSLPQLVRRVTDKLKPVAEKQGIILKTDLPSDLPLVFSDEDRVEQVLINLLDNALQHTPTQGEITIKAEVLPEEIKISVADTGPGIPREELPLIWERFYKVDKARTRAGKGTGLGLAIVKNIVTALGGEVGVESEVGKGSVFSFTLPLRDPEQDK, from the coding sequence ATGCGGGGTATAATTGGCAAGCTCTGGTTAACCAACGTATTCTTGGTAGTTTTGACTTTACTGATCCTTGGAATTGCTTTAGGAAAACTGTTCGAGAACTTTTATTTTTCCCAGCGGGCTGAACAATTGATCAGGGATGGCAGGCAGATTGCGCAGCTGGTGGTGGAAAGACAGACGCAGGATTGGACTTTGGAAGAGATTAACTTGCTTTCCAGATTTATAGATTCCAATGTAATGGTGGTTGACCGCAAGGGCTTGGTCAGAGCTTGCGGTGGCATGATGAGAATGCGTCCCGGAATGCACCTGGAACAAGAGGAAATAAATCATGTACTCGAAGGTAAGACGGTAATTAGCAGGGGATTTCATCCCCGCTTTGACATGCCGGTGTTATCGGTGGCTGTTCCTATTCGGGCTGCCGGGGAGGTAGTGGGTGCTGTTTTACTGCATACCCCCGTTGAACCTATTACCCAAAGTATCAATGCCATTCGGCGGCTGATTCTTTATGCTGCTGCTGGAGCCGTACTTGTAGCTACTATTATCAGCTTCTTTCTCTCCCGTCAGCTGTCCCTCCCTTTGTTAGAGATGAAAAGAGTAGCCCTGAATATGGCCCGGGGGGATTTCCGGGGAAGAATTAAGATAAGGGCGAAAGACGAAATAGGAACCTTGGGCGAGACTTTAAACTTTCTTTCTGCGAAACTCGAGAAAAACCTCCGGGCTCTTTCCCAAGAGAAGGAGAAGCTGGCCAACATTTTGAGCAGTATGACCGACGGAGTTATCACCTTTGATGCCGAGGGGAAAGTTATTCTGACTAACCCAGTAGCGGAACAACTGCTGGATATCAAGCAGGAAAATAAAGAGCAACTGGAAAAAAAGTATCCGGAGATTAATGCGGTTTTGCATCGGGTACTGGAAACTAACGTTTCTGAGGAAACACAAATTAAAGTAGGGGAAAAGATTATTGCTCTGCGGATGGCTCCCCTGCGGCAGGAGGACGGGGAGATATACGGGGTGGTTGCGCTCCTTCAGGATGTCACCAAGGAGTGGCAACTGGAACGTCTCCGTCGAGACTTCGTGGCTAGCGTTTCCCACGAGCTACGGACACCTTTGACTTATCTGCAGGGTTATGCGGAAGCTATTTTGGACGGGCTGGCTGAAACGCCGCAGCAACAGAGGAAGTATCTGGAGATAATTCTGGAGGAAACCCTCCGGCTTCGTCGTCTAGTGAGTGAATTGCTGGATCTATCGCAGTTGGAGAGCGGCCAGATTAACTTGAATTTTAGCACTTTTTCTTTACCCCAACTTGTACGCCGGGTAACCGACAAGCTGAAGCCGGTGGCAGAAAAGCAGGGAATTATTCTTAAAACCGACTTACCCTCGGATTTGCCTCTGGTGTTTTCCGATGAAGACCGGGTGGAACAAGTATTAATAAATTTGTTAGACAATGCATTGCAACATACTCCCACCCAAGGAGAAATCACCATCAAAGCGGAAGTCCTGCCGGAGGAAATCAAAATTTCTGTGGCCGATACCGGACCCGGAATTCCCCGGGAGGAGCTGCCCCTCATCTGGGAACGGTTTTACAAAGTGGACAAGGCTCGCACCCGCGCCGGAAAGGGAACTGGCTTGGGGTTGGCTATTGTCAAGAACATTGTTACGGCTCTGGGGGGAGAAGTCGGGGTGGAGAGTGAAGTGGGTAAAGGAAGCGTTTTCAGCTTCACTTTGCCTCTGAGGGATCCTGAACAGGACAAGTGA
- a CDS encoding YckD family protein, translating into MRKLLVLTLISLMVLLVTVPAALAAMTDQQKEEIDSLFQKILEIKQQIIQKYVEAGELTPEQGQWLQQHAEEMYQFHKANGFVNHCGGMGYSFGMM; encoded by the coding sequence GTGCGGAAATTACTTGTGTTGACCCTAATTTCTCTGATGGTTCTTTTAGTAACCGTACCGGCAGCTCTGGCTGCCATGACCGACCAGCAAAAAGAGGAAATTGATAGCTTGTTCCAAAAAATACTGGAAATCAAACAGCAAATTATTCAGAAATACGTTGAGGCTGGAGAGCTAACGCCGGAGCAAGGACAGTGGCTGCAGCAGCACGCAGAAGAAATGTACCAGTTCCATAAAGCCAACGGTTTTGTAAACCACTGCGGTGGTATGGGATATAGTTTCGGCATGATGTAA